Proteins from one Hyperolius riggenbachi isolate aHypRig1 chromosome 4, aHypRig1.pri, whole genome shotgun sequence genomic window:
- the LOC137570960 gene encoding uncharacterized protein, translating into MDRLLQVLQTTYHRTWSVKKIQTMWSDFKSKTPRAVAKIKSDLELDGSQRRRRSRRASAPPSSRQGLDPAAVPSPEDNDEEAGPSTSHRSRSRQRRGQRRARGRSLSVASSISVRLRRRRRGRRQKSSSRPESGQSGTTVSSSHFEILAGQVSTLQQEVVVLTSTVQQLEQWKSEQQTTLQQQQADFEERLRQQEAAFRHQLLQQRQEMEGQIEEQRQRILAFREEAGQLHDYFGQLAGTRRM; encoded by the exons ATGGACCGGCTGCTGCAAGTCCTTCAGACTACTTACCACCGCACGTGGTCGGTTAAAAAAATTCAGACAATGTGGTCTGACTTTAAGTCCAAGACCCCACGTGCGGTGGCGAAAATAAAGTCTGACCTTGAGT tggaTGGGTCTCAGCGCCGCAGGCGGTCCCGTCgtgcctctgctcctccctcttccaGACAGGGATTGGatcctgctgctgtcccctcccctgaagATAATGATGAGGAGGCTGGACCCAGCACCAGCCACAGATCAAGAAGTCGGCAGCGCCGTGGGCAAAGGCGTGCCCGTGGCCGGAGCCTGTCTGTGGCAT CATCTATCTCTGTGCGACTTCGCAGGCGCAGGCGCGGAAGACGACAGAAGTCTTCCAGCAGGCCAGAATCTGGTCAAAGTGGCACAACTGTGT CTTCTTCTCATTTCGAGATTCTGGCCGGCCAAGTCTCAACCctgcagcaggaagtggtggTTCTGACTTCCACTGTTCAACAATTAGAACAGTGGAAGTCAGAACAACAAACgactcttcagcagcagcaggcggaCTTTGAGGAGCGACTTCGGCAGCAAGAGGCAGCTTTCCGCCACCAACTGCTGCAACAAAGGCAGGAGATGGAGGGCCAAATTGAGGAGCAAAGGCAACGCATCCTCGCTTTCAGGGAGGAGGCAGGACAGCTCCATGACTATTTTGGACAACTGGCAGGTACAAGGAGGATGTAA